One window from the genome of Dermacentor silvarum isolate Dsil-2018 chromosome 5, BIME_Dsil_1.4, whole genome shotgun sequence encodes:
- the LOC119452363 gene encoding uncharacterized protein LOC119452363, which yields MPHRKPSGVLSTSRGQRHVRSNAASTTGPGSHRLTTPGVSTVDVQPRPRKEPAAVLIYGSSRLLGDARTQRLRHFLSAAVSPFMDTGPAAYSEMPGHSAFVTSCQRPYRLLWTRAAGIHRGFGRRCRRRNNRKECPRRRIPVRGPRSHCPSVNASTRTDFGARPRILRMHWRTVD from the exons ATGCCGCACCGAAAACCATCCGGAGTGCTGAGCACCTCACGTGGTCAACGTCATG TGCGGTCTAATGCGGCATCCACGACCGGCCCTGGTAGCCATCGACTTACCACGCCTGGAGTAAGCACGGTCGACGTGCAGCCTCGGCCACGCAAAGAACCAGCCGCCGTCTTAATCTACG GGTCCAGCCGCCTACTCGGAGATGCCAGGACACAGCGCCTTCGTCACTTCCTGTCTGCGGCCGTATCACCTTTTATGGACACG GGTCCAGCCGCCTACTCGGAGATGCCAGGACACAGCGCCTTCGTCACTTCCTGTCAGCGGCCGTATCGCCTTTTATGGACACG TGCGGCAGGAATTCATCGTGGTTTCGGACGTCGCTGCCGACGCCGGAACAATCGGAAGGAATGTCCTCGTCGTCGCATTCCAGTTCGGGGACCTCGCT CACATTGTCCATCGGTCAACGCCAGTACCCGCACAGATTTCGGCGCCCGACCGAGGATCCTACGAATGCATTGGCGAACGG ttgatTGA